The Dromaius novaehollandiae isolate bDroNov1 chromosome 3, bDroNov1.hap1, whole genome shotgun sequence genome includes the window GAATTTTATTTGTCAGATGTTTGAGGAAAGCACCAGGGTTTTGGGCACTCACACTGTTTCAGGCAGGCTAAAGGTGCCCTACAGCTTTTTACGTGGAGAATTGTCTTGCACATGCTACATCCAGCTCGAAGAGTTCCATATTTACAGCCTTGTTTTGGAAAATAAGTCTGAAACTCCAGAAGTCTGACTTTCCTACGTTTCCTAAATCTCTGTACGTTGTACCAAACAGTGGTGACCAGTGAAGCAGGTgatatttctttataaaaaagGACCACTATACTTTGCCTCCCCAAATGGTTTGAACATAGCATCTCACAAATGAGCTGCTCTGCAACTATTTCAGTGAATTGTTTCTCATTTAGTAAGTGGTCATATGTACACCTGGCTGTGACTAGAagaatttctgtgttttctttgtgttttattcATTTCCAGGGTCACATTTAGCTTTTAGCTTTGGCGATGAATTGGTGATCTACCTCTGCACTGCAGTCATGTTATTTGCCTGTGCTCATTGCATCCTGTGTAAGGCATATCATTCCTGTGAGGCTCAGATTTCCCATGTCCCTCCCTCCGCATATAGCCAGTTCGTATGCCTGACCACAGGAGACTGCATCTCCTTGCAGACATtctctgaagtcagtcaagagtCCCCCTCACACTCCTTACCCTTCATGTTGCAGCCAGATAGACATTTCTGACGGGCTTTGCAAGTATCTTTCCCTGCTGAGAGCAGTTCATCCTCATTTGACTTTTCTGATATATGGACAAAGGTAACTCAAAACAAAGGTGGGTGTCAAGTAATAACTGCATTGAAATGCCTTTGTAAACAGCCCTGGAGAGACAGTCTGTGCTGTTCTGTGGCGTGATGCAACACCTACCTGTTGAACCTATAAAACATCCTTATAATTGTGTGCAATTGAGTGTGAACAAGCAGTTGGATTGCATTTCATCAAACATAATTAATCCCaaacagagcagcagaaatactCCTCTTATCTTGCCTAAGGGTTGATGATATAAATATAGAACACCCTAGAATCAAAAAAAGAGATTAAGCAGATGCTTGCTAGTCTGTGAATTCTTTTATAATGCAAAAATGGCATTTATCTCTCACTGTCTATTTTTATTGGGGCTCATCACTGTGCTGCCCGAGTGCTTTGATAAATGACAATAAATATATTTAGTGTATGTTCAGTCCAttaaaaaattcagttatttcaaataatttgGGAACAAAGGAGAAACTATGGAAAAAATTGATATTTACAAAGGTTTGCTGTGCAAGTCTGTCCTGTAACTAGCTCTTACACTATccccagaaaggaaggaaaatacaagaaaaaagtaattaaaaaagatGATGGAGCCTAGGTTGCATGATCTGCCCTATGAAGAGTGTGCCGTTTTTCTAATGGTGCTTACATATGCTCTCCTTTATCCCCACCTACCATAATGTAGCATGGATTCAAAATAAAGCAGCTGAATTTCTTACAGAAATGGCCTAGTGAGGAGGGGGAAAGAGCAAGAAACTTTCTGCTCTGTGTCTACAAGAGTTTGCTTTGGTCTATAGATTATGGACAGATGCATCCCCAGCACCTCCTCAGCCAGCAGAGCAGGCCAACATAATGCAGAGTCTGAGGCATTTGGATTGAAAATATAGTGGTGCTGGTGAGATTATAGCGCTTCTGTCCCTAGGCTCCCAGGGCATTGTCTGGCTGAACCAGCCAGCCAGTGCTGGAGCCTATGCTGCAGCCTTGATGCCTCGTTCACTTTGCAGAATAGACAGTGGCCAATGGTCTGCTCCAGATCACAGACCAGTTTTAGAAGATGGATAAAATAAACATGAACAAACTACTTATTTCATATAACTGAAAGGGTTTGGTTTATTCTTTACAATAAGAAAGGCACACGAAGGATAAGAAATCtaggcttttaaaatatattcaaggCTCTAAGCAGAAAATGTTGAAGGCTAGACACGAAACACAAACCATAACCTCCCTGTCCAACCCAGACTATAAAATTACAAGAGATCCTTTACAgattccagcacttccttgactCTCTTATCTTTGCATTTTCTATACATTGTCAGTTTGAACTGaacactgaatttttaaaggatGGAAGTATCTTGCAAGTGCTTATCTCCACTTTGAAGCATCTGTTTCTCTCTTGGCAAACCTGGCCTTAACTTGCTACACAGATGCATCCATCAGTTTAAATCCACTTTACTCCCTCACCATGGCTGTATCATCAATGACTTCAGCATGCTGGAGCTGAGATGGTGTCCATTCCCTCCCATTTGCTCATCTGGAGTGTCTGTGCTCTCTGTCAAGAAAGGGGTCAGAAAGCAAGCATGGGAGTCTGCAGCCCACAAGGAAGTGGACATCATTATCATTAGCATCATATCATGCCACCTCAAATGACAAGAAACCTATTTATAGCCACATCAGCAGGAAAGAAGCTCTCAACAGGAGTCCAAGCCTGAATACATGCCCCTGAGCCAGGTAAAAGCTCAGGTAACATATTCTTCTCAGAGATGCACCCCTGGTTTTGCACCAGGTCACTTAGAGCAGAATCCAGCCGCAAGCAGGTTTGCAAGGAAGGGAATAATGCTGCAATAACATTGTCAAATTTGCTGCCCTGGCAATGAATGTTTATCTCACACAGCTCTCCCAGTGagtaatgtttaaaataaataaatactgctgGGTAGTTGCTGTTAGTGCAATTGTTGGGTTTTATTCTTATGGCAAACTTTTTATCATTATACAGCAACAGGAGTACAGTGTGTTTGCAAGGCAAGTTTGAGCCGGTGCACAAAAGCACATAAAGTCTGTTAATAAATAATGGACTCCGTGCATGTGTCTTCTGCAACATGCCTTAAAAAATCAGCCCTTTGAAGGTGAAAAAATATGCAAgtgctattaaaaacaaacaaacaaaaaaacccagaacaaacaaaaaggaaggaaaagatttGATTCCTACTGCCTGGGAATGTCAGAAATGTTCTCCTCTGGAGAGAGTGGGGATCCTGAAGAATGATGGTAGCTGGAATAGTGCCTCGTTGATTGTACAGTGACTCCTGTTTGTATTCTGCCATTTGTACTGTTCAATATTGGTAGTGGCAATGATATTAAAGTTTGCTCATGAACTATGACACCTTGAATTCCTTAGCTATATCTGAAGACTATTATATGGCCAGAGGGCTGGATCCTCAACTGAACTCAAACATGCTGACATTTCATGGAGATGAAGGTGCCATACCATACAGAGGTCTAGAGCTCATCATTACCTTGGGTTTATGAGATAGGAACAGCAAATGCCTACATCTTAACCTTTCTAATGTAAGGGCACAATAGAATATAAAGAGGAAAGAGAGTCTGGGGACCCATAATCCTGCTGTACGAAGCTCACATTGtttcctgctttcactgaagGTGACAGGTTTCAAGGAGGACGAGGTCATTGACCTCAATGGGCAGGACCTCTTCCTAAACAGTACGCACCAGGTCAAGACCAGGGAACAAGACCAGGGCATATTAGTGGAAAACACTGCTTTGCCTGGATTGAGAATTACCTGATACCAAGCTGGACATCTCACACCAGCCTGTAATTCACTTGTAAATAAATCACTACAAAGAGTTacgaaaacatgaaaaaataagaaacactTACTTGGTCCAAGACCTATGGAAAATGCAGCAACATAAGCCAGCAGGCTAGCCAGTGAGAGCCATTTCAGGACAACAGGAACTTCCTCGCTTTCCGTGTGAGATCCTGTAGTGCTTTTGCCCCCCGCCAAAGcagttctgttctgttctcctGTCCCAGCAATGTCAGGTTTTCTCTGCATGTTGAATGATATTCTTTCCTGTGAAGCCATACTAGCAAAGAGGTCCTTGAGACTATCATTGGTGAGACTGCTCAGGTTTCCTGGTCTATGAAGAAAGGAATCCTCCAGAGACTGGCTTTTACAGACGCTGGTGAAATTCACATGTATGTTACGGTTCACTAACCCCATGGTGACCAATGATACTGCCATAACAGAAGAGCCAATGCACAGAAATGTTTTACTTCCAACTTGATCAACCAAAACTGTGGCTGGGACTGTGCTGACCACTTTAACCACTCCAACTCCAGTAGAAGCCAAGCTAGCAGCTTCATTGCTTTGGAACCCAACTGACTTCAAAACAGtagatgcataaaataaaatgttcgGTTGTCCTGTTGTTTGCACAAAAAAGACTAGAGTAAGTCCTACCAACATCCGGGCCCTCATGTTGTTTTTTGAACGAAACAGGTCTAAGAAACTATACTGGTGTTCATCTttcaaggaagacttgatcacaGAAAGTTCTTTGGTAGCATCTGAAGTTTCCCGTAGCCTCTCCAGCACTTTTCTTGCAGCCTCATCGTTATTTTTCATAACAAGAAACCGAGGACTTGGAGGAAGGAAATACATGGCAATAGCTTGCAAGGCACCTAATGGAATCACAAGGCCAAACATATACTTCCAGCCATGAGATACACTGGCAAATGCATAATTTGAAATATAGGCAAAAAGAATGCCTATCACAATCATGAGTTCATTTAAAGATACGAGGAGGCCTCTTCTGTGCTGTGGGGCAATCTCAGCAATATATACACATGTAGCAATTGATGATAATGATATGGAAATACCTATGGCAATCCGTCCCACAATAAGTATTCCATATGATTCATAGGGCAGTAAGATCAGACTCCCCAAAACAAGTAAAGAAGATGCAATAATAATAGCAAATCTCCTTCCAAATCGGTCTATCAGGAATCCACCAGTAAGGGATGCAAATAAGGCCCCAAAAAGAAGGGAACTTACAACTATTTCTTGTTCTTTGCAAGAGAGCGCTAGTATGCTGCTCATCTGAAGAAGAGCTCCAGAGATAAGTCCCAACTCATAACCCATCAGAAGTCCACTTATGGCAGCAATCACAGATGACAGAAAAGTAAATGTTCCACAGCCTGAaatcagagaaaaagagaaaaaaacccttaaaatcaAACCATGTTTTTTGCAACATTCTGATAACTAACATGAAGTTTATTTGATATACTAGTCCTAAAAAACTTATTTTAACTTTAGGCAAAGCAGTTAATTGCATAGGAACCCAGGAGAAGTTGCCACATAAAAGGTGCgatttttgaaagcaaatatatatataaaatttgtaATTCTTAAAATTTCCTCCTTAATTGTAATGCTTTTAGGCTTCTGATCTAGCAGTAGTCAATATGGTTTTGATCAGGCTCCAAATCAGTAAATCTTCTGCCTCAAAATATCATTTCAACAGGTAACATTGACAATACAACCTTTTTGGTAAGAAAGCAATTTTTGCCTTGGGACATTCTCAGTATTTTTCATGTGCTGAACTGAGGGGCCATGGAAAAGAGTAAACTGTCCAGGCCATCAGGCCTTTTTCACCCAACTAATGCACCATGGGCAAGGAAAAGCATTAATTTTCCAGCCAAATTGCTTCAACACTAATTTGAATAAGTAATAAGGTAAGTTTTCCCTCACCATTTACTAATTCCTTTACTTCACCTGAGGATGCTATGAAGGCTGCCAGTGCCGGTGGAGTTTCTTTGCTGTATGGAAACTCATCCACTGACCATCAGGCTGATTAAGATAGCCTGGATGTTCTAGGAAAATCAGTCTTTGAGGTACAGATTCACAAACTCTCTGGACTTTGCTCATCACTAATCTCAGATTCTTTGAAATATCAAGATCAGATATCCTGCATAGTTTGTAATGGCCACAATGTCAGGAATAAAAAACAGATGGTGAAAACATAAACCAAGTGGAAATTAGATGCCTTTGAATGTCTGCTTTAAAGTAAACTCATTTTATACAACTACAATCATTCTTTATTATTGCAAGATACATTTAACTGATCCTACTCTACTAACTGTGAAGCCTTTGCACCCTAAACTTTGAGGAATATTTCAGTTTGTTATtgttggttttgttctttctctcagcATAATTTTCCTCTCACCATGAAGCTGGCTGCCATACAACTAGGAAAGGAATAAATTGACTTCTGATTTTGTGGTTAGTTGGAGAGAGAGCATGTATCTGAGGAGAGGTGATTTTTGCAGCTTAACATAGTCCATATTTCAGTTAATTCTCCTGGAACAAGTACTTCCTTAGCTGGAAAGTGGTATAAGGTCTAACTTATGATGTtaggctttgtttatttttagcttgtttttctAAGGCATTAAGGCTTTTTGATCATGCTGACTGCCTGATGCTCCTTGCCAATAACTTTTGAGTACATTGGTGAGAACCAGTCCCATTTGAGAAAGGATAttacatttctaaagaaaatcggtagcagaagaagagagagaccCTTGGGATATGTCTGTACTACTAAACTAGCGCAGGCCTGGACCCTGGAACAGGGCCACCTGTCCTGTGAAACTGTTAGCATGGTCCTGGCATCATTTTGCTCCATGCCACCTAGCACTCTTCTAACAATTCCCAGACACCACTTGGCTAACAGCATGATCACTCCCTGCAGGCAACCCACATGAGGCCATGTTATTTTGGAGTTTAGCTGTGTAGAGTGAGCTGTGCTCCATGGTCAGAGAgtacatgtaagcacattaattCTATTAAAATAGATACAGCCTATTAGCTCTCCTACCTGGCTCTCTGTTCCCTGAGAGCCAAACCAGAAGTGAAGTTGCAGCAGGCTCTGGCTAGTGAGTGCACACATTGCTCCTGGCTCGCCAGGGCGCTCTCCTCCTCTGTGCTCTGGTAGCTGACAAACAGATACAGCTAAAGCAGAGGATTTTGTTGTGATGGGCCACAGCAATATGGGGGATACGGGAGTACTGTGAGAAGTCTTTCAGAAGACGACAGGTGAAGGGTAGATTTATTGTGATAGAGAAGGGATAGGTTGTAAGACATACAGGACACAAATCTGTGAGAAACAAATTTGCAAGACACTGGTGATGGAACAATCTTTTTTATTGTGGTAGTCCATGGCTGTATTATAtctaaagctttttcttcttctatgtGTGCAATATCTAAGACTATTGCACTTAATTTAAACCGGGTTTAGTACAAGGTTCCAGTGCGAGCCAGACCTTTGGTGGAAGTACTATTGACTTCAGTTAGGCTGCTTTGAGTTACCCATGCTCCATTCTCTAATGCGTGCACCCAATATGCATTTTATCATTGCAGAAACtactttctccctccccctttttgcctttttggtTTGCCTCCTTGCTATGTATCACTAGATCTGGAAAAGATATCCTTCCAATGAGTCTTGGCTGCAAATCAGTTCTGATACAAAACAGTGTTGTGCTTAATGAATGAGCTTGGGTATCAGAAGAATATCGTTAGTTTTATCCCAATGCTCTGTATAGAATAAACCACACCGCTTCTCAGGGCTGATACTTGTGTTTGCTTGGATATCCTTGTATTTCACTTCACTGAACTATATAGATTTAATGTAagattttgctttgatttatatATTACAAAGCCAAGAGAGACCATTGTCGTCATCTAGTCTGACACTTCTGAACAGCACTATATAACACTTTGGACACATCTACATGACTTTTTATTCAACTAggccatttaaaatattcagttttgatttaaaagtttCTAGTGAATGAAAACCAATGTCATTAAGTTGTAAGTTGCTGCAGCGGTTAATAGTTTTCActgtaaaatatctttaaagtaTTTCTAGACTCAATTTCTGCAGCTTCGACTTCCAGCCATCAGATCCCATTCTCCATTTTCCTGCACTTTTCTTTGTTCATAAGTACAAAATTATTGCCTGTCATCGAGTCATCCCACAGATGTCTCCTTGGCTTGTGAGTCTTTACAAGTTTACCACTCTCTTAACTATCCAAAGTCCTGTTCTCTGAACTCTCCCCAGACTATCAGTTTCTCTAATAAATTGTGACCTGGACCCAGTATTCCTGCAGTGGTTGTACAGTGTCAAATACAAAGTTTCCTCATTTGTCCCACTCCTGGTGCAGATTTGCCTGCATACTCATCTATGGATTCTCATAGCAGTGTACAGGAGCTCATCTGCAGACGGTTAAACTTCAGGACAAACAGTTTCTTTTCTGACTGGGTTCTTTTCAAGATACTGCCTTTCCTTTAAATAAAGCCTGCATTCTTGTATCCTAGTTATGAATGCTAATTAGTCTGTATTTCACTGTATTAAAATACATAGGAAAGAGGGGTTCAACTTACCTAACCACAAGAGATCTATAACATGTCTAGACTTCTTCTGTAACCACTTGAGAAAAATAGGCACTTCTAGATgtttaaaataggtcagatgcttatttctctccatttacTATAAAAGGAATCTGCATGGTTTGCTCACGTGCAGGTGTCTAAAGTTAGCCAAGAGGAACCCCAGCCATCATATTCACTTGCAGTCAGCAGACCAATGACATATACCATTTATTGCTCACCCATCACCCTTATCACCTGCAAATATTATTATCCATGATTATCTTCTTCCAAGCAATTGATAAATATCTCAATTAACAGAAAGACAAAACCTgtgcagaaaaacagcagcatggGTGTGTCCCCTGTTTACCCTATGAGATCTGTATCCTATATGggttttaattcttttaatgtGCAACATGTCAGTTTTGTATGGTTCTAGTTTCTTAGTCAAAATACAGTGACAAGCCAAATATCTTAAAGGAGTCTATCATCAGCACTGTTCTTTACAACCTAGACTGTCCTCTCCTCAGCCTGTGGTCCTCAGATCAGTGCTACGGTGGTGAtaatttatgtttaaatggagAGACTGTACAAGTTAGGGATGCAGCCTGGAAACCTGGGAAGGTGCTAGTGAGGCACCCAAGGCCATATAGTTTTCATCCTTATACAACTATGAGGTTTTATCATAACTGGGAGTAATCCCATTCACTATGCCTGAGACTTGCCTGCTCAGAGTTGCCTAGTAACTTAAACCCCCAAATCTCTGCTCAGTTTTCCACCATGGTCTTTCTCCAGACAAAATTCCCTTTGACTTCAGCATGTGTTTTGCTTTAACATTTCAAGATAAAACACGTTGCAGTAGTTGTACTCACAATCCTTTTAAGTGtcatttttaatgatatttctGGCAGTTCTTAggcattccttttaaaaaaaaagcttcttaaaaTGTATGTTCCCCTTATTTTTATGAGATGTCTGAAAAATACATGGCAGTGTGCagcccaagggaaaaaaaatattttaatgatggcTTCCAGAAAAATTTCTCCTTTTGCCTTCAATAAACACGATGGTTAACGGGTGTATAGCTGATATGTGACAAGTGATTGGAAAGTCTATTCATTAGTTTCCCCACGTAAACAAAATGGTTTCTCACAACTGTTACTCAGGTCAAAAGCAGCATTACTTGGCAAACAAACTTATCTTTAAGAACATTTGCTGGAAATGTTTATGCTTTGTGCCTGAAAAGGAGACCAACTGCAGTCATAGTATAGCACCGTGTTCTGCTTGTGAGACTGGAAGTTGGAAGCAAAGA containing:
- the SLC2A12 gene encoding solute carrier family 2, facilitated glucose transporter member 12 isoform X4, with amino-acid sequence MAPGQSREDLGQQRQAMRAEEDEDDSRGGRRGSSSSNLHKLPAPPGCGTFTFLSSVIAAISGLLMGYELGLISGALLQMSSILALSCKEQEIVVSSLLFGALFASLTGGFLIDRFGRRFAIIIASSLLVLGSLILLPYESYGILIVGRIAIGISISLSSIATCVYIAEIAPQHRRGLLVSLNELMIVIGILFAYISNYAFASVSHGWKYMFGLVIPLGALQAIAMYFLPPSPRFLVMKNNDEAARKVLERLRETSDATKELSVIKSSLKDEHQYSFLDLFRSKNNMRARMLVGLTLVFFVQTTGQPNILFYASTVLKSVGFQSNEAASLASTGVGVVKVVSTVPATVLVDQVGSKTFLCIGSSVMAVSLVTMGLVNRNIHVNFTSVCKSQSLEDSFLHRPGNLSSLTNDSLKDLFASMASQERISFNMQRKPDIAGTGEQNRTALAGGKSTTGSHTESEEVPVVLKWLSLASLLAYVAAFSIGLGPKSTDTPDEQMGGNGHHLSSSMLKSLMIQPW
- the SLC2A12 gene encoding solute carrier family 2, facilitated glucose transporter member 12 isoform X3, whose translation is MGYELGLISGALLQMSSILALSCKEQEIVVSSLLFGALFASLTGGFLIDRFGRRFAIIIASSLLVLGSLILLPYESYGILIVGRIAIGISISLSSIATCVYIAEIAPQHRRGLLVSLNELMIVIGILFAYISNYAFASVSHGWKYMFGLVIPLGALQAIAMYFLPPSPRFLVMKNNDEAARKVLERLRETSDATKELSVIKSSLKDEHQYSFLDLFRSKNNMRARMLVGLTLVFFVQTTGQPNILFYASTVLKSVGFQSNEAASLASTGVGVVKVVSTVPATVLVDQVGSKTFLCIGSSVMAVSLVTMGLVNRNIHVNFTSVCKSQSLEDSFLHRPGNLSSLTNDSLKDLFASMASQERISFNMQRKPDIAGTGEQNRTALAGGKSTTGSHTESEEVPVVLKWLSLASLLAYVAAFSIGLGPMSWLVLSEIFPGGIRGQAMALTSSMNWGINLLISLTFLTVTDLIGLSWVCFIYTVMSLASLAFVIVFIPETKRCSLEQISMELAKQKYVKSPLCWVSQCREKLVPVEPPRREKEPFY
- the SLC2A12 gene encoding solute carrier family 2, facilitated glucose transporter member 12 isoform X1, translating into MAPGQSREDLGQQRQAMRAEEDEDDSRGGRRGSSSSNLHKLPAPPGCGTFTFLSSVIAAISGLLMGYELGLISGALLQMSSILALSCKEQEIVVSSLLFGALFASLTGGFLIDRFGRRFAIIIASSLLVLGSLILLPYESYGILIVGRIAIGISISLSSIATCVYIAEIAPQHRRGLLVSLNELMIVIGILFAYISNYAFASVSHGWKYMFGLVIPLGALQAIAMYFLPPSPRFLVMKNNDEAARKVLERLRETSDATKELSVIKSSLKDEHQYSFLDLFRSKNNMRARMLVGLTLVFFVQTTGQPNILFYASTVLKSVGFQSNEAASLASTGVGVVKVVSTVPATVLVDQVGSKTFLCIGSSVMAVSLVTMGLVNRNIHVNFTSVCKSQSLEDSFLHRPGNLSSLTNDSLKDLFASMASQERISFNMQRKPDIAGTGEQNRTALAGGKSTTGSHTESEEVPVVLKWLSLASLLAYVAAFSIGLGPMSWLVLSEIFPGGIRGQAMALTSSMNWGINLLISLTFLTVTDLIGLSWVCFIYTVMSLASLAFVIVFIPETKRCSLEQISMELAKQKYVKSPLCWVSQCREKLVPVEPPRREKEPFY
- the SLC2A12 gene encoding solute carrier family 2, facilitated glucose transporter member 12 isoform X2 codes for the protein MAKLRESQCVLAQFLKVQEWENETKGGNASFAVNEGCGTFTFLSSVIAAISGLLMGYELGLISGALLQMSSILALSCKEQEIVVSSLLFGALFASLTGGFLIDRFGRRFAIIIASSLLVLGSLILLPYESYGILIVGRIAIGISISLSSIATCVYIAEIAPQHRRGLLVSLNELMIVIGILFAYISNYAFASVSHGWKYMFGLVIPLGALQAIAMYFLPPSPRFLVMKNNDEAARKVLERLRETSDATKELSVIKSSLKDEHQYSFLDLFRSKNNMRARMLVGLTLVFFVQTTGQPNILFYASTVLKSVGFQSNEAASLASTGVGVVKVVSTVPATVLVDQVGSKTFLCIGSSVMAVSLVTMGLVNRNIHVNFTSVCKSQSLEDSFLHRPGNLSSLTNDSLKDLFASMASQERISFNMQRKPDIAGTGEQNRTALAGGKSTTGSHTESEEVPVVLKWLSLASLLAYVAAFSIGLGPMSWLVLSEIFPGGIRGQAMALTSSMNWGINLLISLTFLTVTDLIGLSWVCFIYTVMSLASLAFVIVFIPETKRCSLEQISMELAKQKYVKSPLCWVSQCREKLVPVEPPRREKEPFY